In Geminocystis sp. NIES-3709, a single genomic region encodes these proteins:
- a CDS encoding DUF362 domain-containing protein, translated as MKPETRVGLAIANFDDYSDGSIYSNELLISQLVRDAIIQGGLGRNNPDKPLADIIEPGMTVLLKPNWVLHNNFSGETMDCMVTHPNFITTVLKEVLLCHPRKIIVGDAPIQLCSFDSLVTSEWKKQLQSLAEQVNTQLEIIDFRRTIIKDTEVRDGFVENARSEENYILFDLKTDSLLEPITPNAKFRITNYDPDKLSNTHSSGKHQYLLCREIFETDVVINLPKLKCHKKAGITGALKNLVGINGNKEFLPHHRLGGSFYGGDCYPGGSIVKLLAEFCLDNANRHIGKNKYSKWYNIFSKLLRIETELGGNTELEGSWYGNDTVWRMVLDLNRIFLYGQLDGTMADTPQRKIYSITDAIIAGEREGPLAPAPVKLGMVTFASSSVYAELVHTALMNFDWQKIPLVYNSWGDYIFPLTTNKPEECEIYFQNQSFSLKEITSKFSHPVIPPQGWKNHIEIS; from the coding sequence TTATAGTAATGAATTGCTCATCAGTCAATTAGTTAGAGATGCTATCATTCAGGGCGGTTTAGGAAGAAATAACCCTGACAAACCCCTTGCTGATATTATTGAGCCAGGAATGACAGTTTTACTCAAACCGAACTGGGTGCTACACAATAATTTTAGTGGTGAAACAATGGATTGTATGGTGACGCATCCTAATTTTATCACTACCGTATTAAAAGAAGTTCTATTATGTCATCCCCGTAAGATAATTGTTGGTGATGCTCCTATACAACTATGTTCTTTTGATAGTTTAGTAACCTCAGAATGGAAAAAACAACTTCAAAGTTTAGCCGAACAAGTTAATACTCAACTCGAAATTATTGATTTTAGAAGAACTATTATTAAAGATACTGAGGTTAGAGATGGTTTTGTAGAAAATGCAAGAAGTGAAGAAAACTATATTTTGTTTGATCTAAAAACAGATAGTTTATTAGAACCTATTACCCCTAATGCTAAGTTTAGAATTACAAATTACGATCCCGATAAACTATCTAATACTCATAGTTCAGGAAAACATCAATACCTACTATGTAGAGAAATTTTTGAAACAGATGTAGTAATTAATTTACCAAAACTCAAATGTCATAAAAAAGCGGGAATTACAGGTGCTTTAAAAAATTTAGTAGGTATTAACGGAAATAAAGAATTTTTGCCTCATCATCGTTTAGGAGGTTCATTCTATGGTGGAGACTGTTATCCAGGGGGATCTATTGTCAAATTATTGGCAGAATTTTGTTTAGATAATGCTAATCGTCATATTGGAAAAAATAAATATTCAAAATGGTATAATATTTTTTCTAAGCTCCTAAGAATAGAGACTGAATTGGGGGGTAATACGGAACTAGAAGGATCATGGTATGGCAACGATACTGTTTGGCGAATGGTGCTTGACCTTAACCGAATCTTCTTATACGGACAATTAGATGGTACTATGGCAGATACTCCTCAAAGAAAAATTTACTCCATTACAGATGCTATCATTGCTGGAGAACGAGAAGGCCCCTTAGCACCTGCTCCTGTAAAATTAGGAATGGTAACTTTTGCAAGTTCATCAGTATATGCTGAGTTAGTTCATACAGCTTTGATGAACTTTGACTGGCAAAAAATACCTTTAGTTTATAATTCTTGGGGTGACTATATTTTTCCATTGACGACAAACAAACCTGAAGAGTGTGAAATTTACTTTCAAAACCAATCGTTTTCTTTAAAAGAAATAACAAGTAAATTCAGTCATCCCGTTATCCCACCTCAAGGTTGGAAAAATCACATAGAGATAAGCTAG